From a single Apium graveolens cultivar Ventura chromosome 2, ASM990537v1, whole genome shotgun sequence genomic region:
- the LOC141708385 gene encoding ATP-dependent helicase rhp16-like produces the protein MEPYRNSGRLIQGFPMRFPESETDSELSADEAEVPELEVDGSVQMDVRKKRRRENDRPLLIWEVWEEEHAIWLASHEDADIDMDNQNDVLAETAEAPPTLIVPLLRYQKEWLAWALKQEESAARGGILADEMGMGKTLQAIALVLAKQGLNQAVDGALTPLSQYSRLPKVKATLVICPLVAVVQWVNEISRSTLKGSNKVLVYHGAKRAKTLHEFSDYDFVITTYSIVESEFRKYVFPLNKQCNWCDKSFNEQEMYVHLAYFCGPAAIYKPSEQRKDKACGSGAGNCNLHSMNWSRIILDEAHYIKNRSGSTTKAVLALKSSYKWALSGTPLQNHVKEIYSLIRFLQIIPYSYYFCMDCNCRTLDYSSKSILCSNCNHGSMKHFCWWNKHIASPIKVGGNSVWSRNAMILLKHKILKSVMLRRTKQGRSADLALPPKMILLRRDSLDIKEDDYYTSLYTESRAQFNTYVAEGTVMNNYANIFDILTRLRKAVNHPYLVVYSKTAMSRNPSAVLDANDGEVICGLCHESVEDHVVNACKHVFCKSCLINFSPSTGQVSCPTCKEPLTADFITRKDHGDEDTKNSIKGFKRSSILNRIRLDDFQTSTKIEALKEEFRFMIERDGSAKGIVFSQFPSFLDLIHYSLQRSGIQCVQLDGYMTMRTRDAAITRFTEDPDCRLFLMSLKAGGVALDLPVASHVFLMDPWWNPAVEQQAQDRIHRIGQYKPTRVVRFIIEDTVEEKILLLQERKKQLFEGTVGGSDNALQQLTANDIKFLFNL, from the exons ATGGAGCCGTATCGCAATTCCGGCCGTCTGATCCAAG GATTTCCTATGAGATTTCCCGAATCAGAAACTGATTCTGAATTAAGTGCTGATGAAGCAGAAGTTCCTGAGCTGGAAGTTGATGGATCTGTTCAGATGGATGTCAGAAAGAAGAGGAGGAGGGAAAATGACAGGCCATTGTTAATCTGGGAAGTTTGGGAAGAAGAACATGCGATATGGTTAGCATCTCACGAGGATGCAGACATAGATATGGATAATCAGAACGATGTTCTGGCTGAAACAGCTGAAGCGCCTCCTACTTTGATTGTACCTCTGCTGAGATACCAGAAAGAATGGTTAGCTTGGGCACTGAAGCAAGAGGAATCTGCAGCAAGAGGAGGCATCCTTGCAGATGAGATGGGAATGGGGAAGACCCTTCAAGCTATTGCACTTGTACTGGCTAAGCAAGGACTTAATCAGGCAGTGGACGGAGCTTTAACCCCACTTAGTCAATATTCTAGATTGCCAAAAGTTAAAGCTACACTTGTAATATGTCCTTTGGTTGCTGTGGTTCAATGGGTAAATGAGATTAGCCGGTCTACCTTGAAAGGTAGCAACAAGGTGCTGGTGTATCATGGAGCCAAGAGGGCCAAGACCCTTCATGAATTCTCAGATTATGATTTTGTTATAACTACATATTCTATTGTGGAATCAGAATTTCGAAAATATGTTTTTCCGCTAAACAAGCAGTGCAACTGGTGTGATAAGTCGTTCAATGAACAGGAGATGTATGTTCACTTAGCTTATTTTTGTGGTCCAGCTGCAATTTATAAGCCTTCGGAACAGAGGAAGGATAAGGCATGTGGATCAGGAGCTGGAAATTGTAATTTGCACTCCATGAACTGGAGTCGTATCATACTGGATGAG GCTCACTACATCAAAAATCGAAGTGGTAGCACTACGAAAGCTGTTCTTGCTTTAAAATCTTCCTACAAGTGGGCTTTAAGTGGCACTCCCCTTCAAAATCATGTCAAAGAAATCTACTCGCTT ATCCGATTCCTGCAGATTATTCCGTATTCTTATTACTTTTGCATGGATTGCAATTGCAGAACACTTGATTATAG TTCTAAAAGTATTTTATGTTCAAACTGCAATCATGGCTCTATGAAACACTTTTGTTGGTGGAATAAG CATATTGCCTCACCAATAAAAGTGGGAGGAAATTCGGTGTGGAGCAGAAACGCAATGATCTTGCTGAAACACAAGATCTTAAAAAGTGTGATGCTACGGCGTACTAAACAGGGTAGATCTGCTGATCTTGCACTTCCTCCCAAAATG ATTTTATTACGAAGGGACTCACTGGATATTAAGGAAGATGATTACTACACCTCATTGTACACTGAAAGTCGGGCACAATTTAACAC ATATGTCGCAGAAGGAACTGTTATGAATAACTATGCCAACATCTTTGATATCCTCACGCGTTTGCGAAAG GCTGTTAATCATCCATACCTTGTGGTATACTCTAAAACGGCCATGAGCAGAAACCCAAGTGCGGTACTTGATGCTAACGATGGTGAAGTGATATGTGGGCTTTGTCATGAATCTGTAGAAGATCATGTG GTTAATGCATGTAAACATGTTTTTTGCAAATCTTGTTTAATCAACTTCTCTCCTAGCACTGGACAAGTGTCATGCCCTACATGTAAGGAGCCACTTACTGCAGATTTTATTACAAGAAAAGACCATGGAGATGAGGATACTAAAAATAGCATTAAAGGTTTTAAGCGCTCAAGTATTCTCAACAGAATTCGGCTTGATGACTTCCAGACTAGTACAAAAATTGAAGCTTTG AAAGAAGAATTCAGGTTTATGATTGAGAGGGATGGTTCTGCCAAAGGAATAGTTTTCAGCCAATTCCCATCATTCTTGGACTTGATTCACTATTCTCTGCAGAGG TCGGGAATTCAGTGTGTTCAGTTGGATGGATATATGACTATGAGGACAAGAGATGCTGCGATTACAAGATTTACGGAAGATCCAGATTGCAGATTATTTCTCATGAGCTTGAAAGCGGGAGGGGTCGCACTTGATCTCCCAGTGGCATCACAT GTATTCTTGATGGACCCATGGTGGAATCCTGCTGTTGAGCAACAGGCACAGGACAGAATACATAGAATTGGACAGTATAAGCCTACCAG GGTTGTTAGATTTATTATTGAAGACACGGTAGAAGAGAAGATCTTGTTATTACAAGAAAGAAAAAAACAGTTATTTGAAGG GACTGTCGGTGGCTCGGACAATGCCCTGCAACAATTAACAGCCAATGATATAAAATTTTTGTTTAATCTGTAA